A single window of Saccharomyces kudriavzevii IFO 1802 strain IFO1802 genome assembly, chromosome: 16 DNA harbors:
- the MMS1 gene encoding Mms1p (similar to Saccharomyces cerevisiae MMS1 (YPR164W); ancestral locus Anc_7.519), translating into MLGLRTHAIDKYEDYVRRPSDFGKLELQDWLNKKTFRVSPNLLIESGSTREWNEPELFYQKVDGPGTWVRPCKEIKLEPSLMMLRYHDSNIGQIPQFCYPITSPVDFKPLLKYISQERTDLSNRFPQRYSSLINSLFDVDRNPETLDDSDIEALDDTRICSDSDEEPKELKIELESLEEIQQKHSSLIVSNNGIFQTGNTSITNIRHGIAGSIAIKPNNVASLILLTQPSGHLLSLLPLNDAKETYLLQYWNLGKKGLWSIIKHQNERQFVLIHKELGICKFFEFHLPFTFQLVNNLTLTDSVIMNGSFFPTIYSDFDPYFIIFITAIRYDRIVYFVIEWNNNEIKKKEVYQLTVFDGEKTNMTVPIGLNACLVETPLKFSLVSANQIMSGETEFRSFQLKALKGIRSFFPAPLLLSKLQELDPDAFGKFQYCTVISSSTGNICFCVTERSTIINGNLKFYELTRFKGLKSISPLPSNKTNLDSKSGSYTLIVISFSRTLELTLTLKDLRCLDTRDVIKPLRNITFKHTVDSSTEENSQILAFTCSKIYNTHTSSNINDSRNSQVWLTSPNAITQPCIDYKLRKLHQIVHLKQFQIFNHLKIWKCKNLSFTLLHRLGIKRPKTESSLIFATDATSNNRTFLLDLTMTTTVEDDEPVQGLINIEDLLCETEKETIFLDFTKKNLIQVTRDTIYIDPIDGYRNLFKISPGWEFENTAYNDGILLVWNTKIGHISYIKNVDAVDEANTAIQPLINSKVMGMFLKQLGTGTAANIGFKIKRSMDDPIKYDIWILLPDKIICTPFSSWINDTIDFSKEYNFNIQRALINGSHFCALDHESFFETYSFEENHIKEGSVCTSRINFQGKDIKLKSFGEDQCLAFSAFEIFVINLVSNSQTKELDFYKLKLPHLGNFNSILEVCPDVENNQLFILYSDGLRIFELSYLTSNNGNFLLKSTRSKNKKFLYLDKINRMLVLNQDLREWECIRLSDGKAVGLDSRFLKDDSEEILEIKEIPIAIENTSEKRTVLLISLTSSLRLVLLTAAKNKISNEIIDSYELENSRLLDHLVVTPQGEIFVLDYKVMGTDNEMSFNKFKVTYSCSDNNTENNKNLQITLEKRFTFKSWSTVKTFTVVGDNIIVSTNLGQKLYLIKNFSLSSNESTRVYPLEIYPDSKVQKIIPLNECCFVVAVHCGNRNDLDSRLVFYSLPTIKVGLNNETDGLPDEYGNGRVDDIFEVNFPEGFQFGSISLYDVLHGEKHINSLNDGSALGKNELEKALSERNKLLLFWRNRSATPKPPLQRATTTVYEEHVSSRHFEDISSILGSAAMRTKRLSPYNAIALDKPIQDISYDPFVQTLYVLMADQTIHKFGKDRLPYQDEYEPRWNSGYLFSRRSLIKPDLICEAGLWNLSDDRGDTV; encoded by the coding sequence ATGCTGGGTTTGCGAACTCATGCTATAGACAAATATGAGGATTATGTCCGTCGTCCGTCGGATTTTGGCAAGCTTGAGTTGCAAGATTGGTTAAATAAGAAGACGTTCCGAGTTTCGCCAAATTTACTGATTGAATCTGGATCTACACGTGAGTGGAACGAACCTGAACTGTTTTATCAGAAGGTAGATGGTCCTGGTACTTGGGTTAGGCCTTGTAAGGAAATAAAGCTGGAACCCTCGCTGATGATGCTGAGGTATCATGACTCGAACATTGGTCAAATACCTCAGTTCTGTTATCCAATTACCAGTCCGGTGGACTTCAAGCCACTATTAAAATATATTTCACAAGAACGCACCGATTTGTCGAACCGTTTTCCTCAGAGGTACAGCAGCCTGATAAATAGTCTCTTTGACGTCGACAGAAACCCGGAGACTCTAGACGACTCAGACATAGAAGCATTAGATGACACAAGAATTTGCAGTGATAGTGACGAGGAACCCAAGGAGTTGAAAATTGAATTAGAATCATTAGAAGAGATACAGCAGAAACACTCCAGTTTGATAGTATCTAACaatggaatttttcaaactggtAATACATCAATTACAAACATACGGCACGGCATAGCCGGTAGTATAGCTATTAAACCAAATAATGTAGCAAGCTTAATCTTGCTTACTCAACCAAGTGGACATTTATTATCCCTTTTACCATTAAATGACGCAAAAGAGACGTATTTGCTACAATATTGGAATCTAGGAAAGAAAGGCCTGTGGAGTATAATTAAACATCAAAACGAGAGACAGTTTGTTCTTATACATAAGGAATTGGGTATTTGcaagttttttgaatttcactTACCATTTACTTTTCAATTAGTGAACAATCTAACATTGACAGATTCAGTGATCATGAATGGTTCATTTTTCCCCACTATTTATTCTGATTTCGATCCctattttattatttttataacAGCTATAAGGTACGACAGAATTGTCTATTTTGTGATAGAGTGGAATAATAAcgaaataaagaaaaaggaagtcTATCAGTTAACTGTGTttgatggtgaaaaaaCCAATATGACAGTTCCCATTGGATTAAATGCCTGTCTTGTCGAAACGCCGCTGAAGTTTTCGCTGGTCTCTGCAAATCAAATTATGTCAGGAGAAACGGAATTTCGCTCATTCCAACTTAAAGCTTTAAAGGGAATTAGATCATTCTTTCCGGCTCCTTTATTACTATCAAAATTACAAGAACTAGATCCGGATgcatttggaaaatttcaatattgTACCGTAATATCCTCCTCAACAGGGaatatttgtttttgtgTCACTGAACGatcaacaataataaatggtaatttgaaattttacgAGCTCACGAGATTCAAAGGCTTAAAATCTATATCACCATTACCttcaaataaaacaaatttAGACTCCAAGTCTGGGAGCTATACATTAATAGTGATAAGCTTTAGCAGAACTTTAGAGCTAACTTTaactttgaaagatttaaGATGCTTGGATACAAGAGATGTTATCAAGCCCCTGAGAAATATCACCTTCAAGCACACGGTTGACAGCTCAACAGAGGAAAACTCTCAAATTTTGGCATTTACATGTTCTAAAATTTATAACACACATACAAGCTCCAATATAAATGATTCAAGGAATTCTCAGGTTTGGCTAACATCACCGAACGCGATTACTCAGCCCTGTATTGACTATAAACTAAGGAAGCTTCATCAAATTGTTCATTTGAAGCAGTTTCAGATTTTTaatcatttgaagatttggaaatgcAAAAATCTTAGTTTTACTCTATTGCATAGGCTAGGAATAAAACGACCGAAGACCGAAAGTTCATTGATCTTTGCGACTGATGCAACTTCTAATAACAGAACGTTTTTATTAGATTTAACCATGACAACAActgttgaagatgatgaacctGTTCAAGGATTGATAAACATAGAAGATTTGCTATgtgaaactgaaaaagaaactatttttttggattttacGAAGAAAAACTTGATTCAAGTCACTAGAGATACGATTTacattgatcctattgaTGGTTATAGAAACCTGTTCAAAATTTCCCCCGGCTGggaatttgaaaatacaGCATACAATGACGGTATTTTGCTTGTTTGGAATACTAAGATAGGCCATATCTCTTATATCAAGAATGTAGATGCAGTTGATGAGGCTAACACTGCTATACAACCTTTAATCAATAGCAAAGTCATGGGCATGTTTCTCAAGCAGTTGGGTACGGGTACTGCTGCTAATATAGGTTTTAAGATTAAGAGGTCTATGGATGATCCCATAAAATATGACATTTGGATACTTTTGCCGGACAAAATTATTTGCACACCATTTTCCAGCTGGATAAATGACACAATAGACTTTTCCAAAGAGTATAACTTTAACATCCAGCGAGCGTTAATCAATGGCTCTCATTTTTGTGCTCTTGATCATGAATCATTCTTTGAAACATATagctttgaagaaaatcataTTAAAGAAGGATCCGTATGTACGAGCAGAATTAACTTTCAAGGTAAAGACATCAAACTTAAAAGTTTCGGCGAGGACCAATGTTTGGCATTTAGTGcgtttgaaattttcgtCATTAATTTAGTATCAAATTCCCAAACTAAAGAATTAGACTTTTACAAGCTGAAACTACCACATCTAGGGAATTTCAACTCTATACTCGAAGTTTGCCCAGATGTTGAGAACAACCAGCTGTTTATACTATATTCTGATGGCCTAAGAATCTTCGAACTATCATATTTGACCTCAAAtaatggaaattttttattaaaatCCACAAGAAgtaaaaacaagaaatttttatatttagACAAAATAAATCGAATGCTGGTACTAAACCAAGATTTGAGAGAATGGGAGTGTATCAGACTATCAGATGGTAAGGCAGTTGGCTTAGATTCTCGATTTCTTAAAGACGATTCTGAGGAAATTCTAGAAATAAAGGAAATACCGATAGCGATCGAAAATACCtcagaaaaaagaacagtATTGCTAATTTCACTCACTAGTTCACTTAGATTGGTTTTGTTAACTGCCGCCAAGAACAAAATCTCTAATGAGATAATAGATTCTTatgaacttgaaaattcAAGGCTTTTGGATCATTTGGTCGTTACTCCTCAAGGTGAAATATTTGTTCTAGATTATAAAGTTATGGGCACCGACAATGAAATGTCCTTTAACAAGTTCAAAGTAACGTATAGTTGCAGTGATAATAATACggaaaataacaaaaacttACAAATTACCCTTGAAAAACGGTTTACATTTAAGAGCTGGAGCACGGTTAAAACGTTCACGGTTGTAGgtgataatattattgttagTACGAACCTAGGCCAGAAGCTCTACCTTATTAAGAATTTCTCATTGTCCTCCAACGAATCAACAAGAGTGTATCCTTTAGAGATATATCCAGACTCTAAAGTTCAAAAGATAATACCACTGAATGAATGCTGTTTTGTTGTTGCCGTTCATTGCGGCAATAGAAACGATTTGGATTCTAGATTAGTCTTCTATTCCTTACCCACAATCAAAGTTGGACTCAACAATGAAACAGACGGTCTACCAGACGAATACGGAAATGGGAGAGTTGATGACATATTTGAGGTTAATTTCCCGGAGGGTTTCCAATTTGGTTCGATAAGTTTGTATGATGTTTTACATGGAGAAAAGCACATAAATAGTTTGAATGATGGCTCAGCGCTCGGTAAGAATGAACTAGAGAAGGCGCTTAGTGAGCGTAACAAATTATTGCTATTTTGGCGTAACCGCTCCGCAACGCCAAAACCTCCACTACAAAGAGCCACCACGACAGTTTATGAAGAGCATGTTTCGTCCCGTCATTTCGAAGATATAAGTTCCATATTGGGAAGTGCTGCAATGAGAACCAAGAGATTATCTCCATACAACGCGATAGCACTGGACAAGCCAATCCAAGATATTAGTTATGACCCATTTGTACAGACGTTATATGTGCTAATGGCGGATCAAACCATCCATAAATTTGGCAAGGATAGGCTTCCTTACCAAGACGAATACGAACCAAGATGGAATTCAGgatatttattttcaagaagatcaCTCATCAAACCTGACCTCATCTGCGAGGCCGGGCTATGGAACCTTAGCGACGATAGAGGGGACACCGTATAG